A single region of the Marinobacter nanhaiticus D15-8W genome encodes:
- a CDS encoding thiolase family protein, with protein MSHDNVVIVSGARTPMGGFQGSLGSVSAVELGAVSIAEAVRRASLQPEDVQEVIMGNVLPAGLKQGPARQASRQAGLPDSTGATTINKLCGSGMKAAMLAHDLIKAGSNDIMVAGGMESMSNAPYVLTGARQGYRMGPGPAPQDHMFLDGLEDAETGRLMGAFAQDMADKKGYTREEMDDYAINSLKRAQQAIKDGVLKEEIVPVTVKTRKGETLVEDDEQPLTANLEKIPTLRPAFKKDGTVTAANASSISDGASALVLMRESEAERRGLKPMARIVAHATHSQHPSEFTCAPVGAIRTLFEKANWSKDDVDLFEINEAFAMVAMMPIRELALGPEKVNIYGGACAQGHPVGSTGSRLVVTLMHALKRQGKKRGIAALCIGGGEATAMAIEML; from the coding sequence ATGAGCCACGACAACGTTGTGATTGTGAGCGGCGCACGCACGCCGATGGGCGGTTTCCAGGGCAGTCTTGGGAGTGTCAGTGCCGTTGAGTTAGGGGCGGTCAGTATCGCCGAGGCTGTTCGCAGGGCATCCCTGCAGCCGGAAGACGTGCAGGAAGTGATTATGGGGAACGTGCTCCCCGCAGGGCTCAAACAGGGACCGGCTCGTCAGGCCTCGCGCCAGGCGGGTCTGCCGGATAGCACGGGCGCAACCACCATCAACAAATTGTGTGGTTCGGGTATGAAGGCTGCGATGCTGGCTCACGACCTGATCAAGGCGGGGTCCAACGACATCATGGTCGCTGGCGGCATGGAAAGCATGTCCAACGCCCCCTACGTCCTGACAGGCGCGCGCCAGGGCTATCGTATGGGCCCGGGCCCCGCGCCGCAGGACCATATGTTCCTGGACGGGCTCGAAGACGCAGAGACCGGCCGCCTGATGGGGGCATTTGCACAGGATATGGCAGACAAGAAAGGTTATACCCGAGAGGAGATGGACGACTACGCCATCAACTCCCTCAAGCGGGCACAGCAGGCCATCAAGGATGGCGTGCTTAAAGAGGAAATCGTGCCAGTCACCGTCAAGACCCGCAAGGGAGAGACCCTTGTCGAGGATGACGAGCAGCCGCTGACCGCGAACCTCGAAAAGATCCCGACCCTGCGTCCTGCGTTCAAGAAGGATGGCACGGTCACCGCAGCGAATGCCTCGTCGATCTCCGATGGTGCATCAGCGCTGGTGCTCATGCGCGAGAGTGAAGCTGAACGCCGCGGCCTGAAGCCAATGGCCCGGATCGTTGCCCATGCGACCCATTCCCAGCACCCGTCCGAGTTCACCTGCGCACCGGTAGGCGCAATCAGGACGCTGTTCGAGAAGGCGAACTGGTCGAAGGATGATGTAGACCTTTTCGAGATCAACGAAGCCTTTGCCATGGTCGCAATGATGCCCATCCGCGAACTGGCTCTGGGTCCTGAAAAGGTGAACATCTATGGTGGCGCCTGTGCCCAGGGTCATCCTGTGGGCTCCACCGGCTCCCGGCTCGTGGTGACCTTGATGCATGCGCTCAAGCGACAGGGCAAGAAGCGGGGTATTGCTGCACTCTGTATCGGTGGTGGTGAAGCCACGGCCATGGCGATCGAAATGCTCTAA